A single region of the Variovorax paradoxus genome encodes:
- the polA gene encoding DNA polymerase I — MTDKKTLLLVDGSSYLYRAFHAMPDLRAVPGDPKSPATGAIRGMINMMTALRREVRADYAACIFDAPGKTFRDDLYPEYKANRSPMPDDLRSQIDPIHQVVKLMGWPVLCVPDIEADDVIGTLAKTAAAQGVEVIVSSGDKDLSQLVDEHITIIDTMNGKKRDVAGVTAEFGVPPNLMIDYQTLVGDAVDNVPGVEKVGPKTAAKWLLEYGSLDALIQRAAEVKGQAGENLRKALDKLPLSRQLVTIRTDCDLAGHVTGLPSLEGLPVGAPQTAELKPFYEKFGFKSLVKSLEAMEVPPELIEENIKKQQARGGAASADQGGLFDESSNLGAIEAASPASNLKYETITTWEQFDSWLARLEAADLAAIDTETTSLDEMVAQIVGVSFSVEPGEAAYVPLAHNYGDAPAQLPIDEVLARLKPWLENPEKKKLGQHIKYDRHVFANHGIEVQGYAHDTMLQSYVLEAHRPHGLASLAERHLGRSGISYEDLCGKGAHQIPFSQVEIAKAAEYSCEDSDQTLDVHLALWPQIERDEKLRFIYQLEMDSSEALYRVERNGVLIDAPTLAAQSHELGTRIMALEQEAYEIAGQPFNLGSPKQIGEIFFTKLGLPVVKKTPSGAPSTDEEVLEKLAEDYPLPAKILEHRGLSKLKGTYTDKLGQLANPRTGRVHTHYAQAVAVTGRLSSNDPNLQNIPIRTPEGRRVREAFIAPAGSVIASADYSQIELRIMAHISGDESLLRAFREGIDVHRATAAEVFGSTPDQVSSEQRRYAKVINFGLIYGMSSFGLARNLGIETKAAASYIERYFARYPGVKAYMDETKALAKEKGYVETVFGRRLYLPEINSPNGPRRGGAERAAINAPMQGTAADLIKLSMIKVQDVLDAEKRATRMIMQVHDELVFEVPEAEVEWVRTEIPRLMASVAELKVPLLAEIGIGPNWDKAH; from the coding sequence ATGACCGACAAGAAAACGCTGCTGCTCGTCGATGGCTCGAGCTATCTCTACCGCGCCTTCCACGCCATGCCCGATCTGCGGGCCGTGCCCGGCGACCCGAAGAGCCCGGCCACCGGCGCCATCCGCGGAATGATCAACATGATGACGGCGCTGCGCCGCGAGGTTCGCGCCGACTACGCGGCCTGCATCTTCGACGCGCCCGGCAAGACGTTTCGCGACGACCTGTATCCCGAATACAAGGCCAACCGCTCGCCGATGCCCGACGACCTGCGCAGCCAGATCGACCCCATCCACCAAGTGGTGAAGCTCATGGGATGGCCCGTGCTCTGCGTGCCCGATATCGAGGCCGACGACGTGATCGGCACGCTCGCCAAGACGGCCGCGGCGCAGGGCGTGGAAGTGATCGTGTCCAGCGGCGACAAGGACCTGAGCCAACTGGTGGACGAGCACATCACCATCATCGATACGATGAACGGCAAGAAGCGCGACGTGGCCGGCGTCACGGCCGAGTTCGGCGTGCCGCCCAATTTGATGATCGACTACCAGACGCTGGTGGGCGATGCGGTCGACAACGTTCCAGGCGTCGAGAAGGTCGGCCCGAAGACGGCTGCCAAATGGCTGCTGGAATACGGCTCGCTCGATGCGTTGATCCAGCGCGCCGCCGAGGTGAAGGGCCAGGCCGGCGAGAACCTCCGCAAGGCCTTGGACAAGCTGCCGCTGAGCCGACAGCTGGTCACCATTCGTACCGATTGCGACCTGGCCGGGCATGTGACCGGCCTGCCTTCGCTCGAAGGGCTGCCCGTGGGTGCGCCGCAAACGGCCGAGCTCAAGCCCTTCTACGAAAAGTTCGGCTTCAAGAGCCTGGTCAAGTCGCTCGAAGCGATGGAAGTGCCGCCGGAGCTGATCGAGGAAAATATCAAGAAGCAGCAGGCCCGCGGCGGCGCTGCGAGTGCCGACCAGGGCGGTTTGTTCGATGAATCGTCCAACCTGGGCGCCATAGAAGCCGCATCGCCCGCGAGCAACCTGAAGTACGAAACCATCACGACCTGGGAGCAGTTCGACAGCTGGCTCGCAAGGCTGGAGGCCGCCGACCTGGCCGCGATCGACACCGAGACCACGTCGCTCGACGAAATGGTTGCGCAGATCGTGGGCGTGAGCTTCAGCGTGGAGCCCGGCGAGGCGGCCTACGTGCCGCTGGCGCACAACTACGGCGATGCGCCCGCGCAGCTGCCAATCGACGAAGTGCTCGCCAGGCTCAAGCCGTGGCTCGAAAACCCCGAGAAGAAAAAGCTCGGCCAGCACATCAAGTACGACCGCCACGTGTTCGCCAACCACGGCATCGAGGTGCAGGGCTATGCGCACGACACCATGCTGCAAAGCTATGTGCTCGAGGCGCACCGGCCGCACGGGCTTGCAAGCCTGGCCGAGCGCCACCTGGGGCGCAGCGGCATTTCGTACGAAGACCTGTGCGGCAAGGGCGCGCACCAGATTCCGTTCAGCCAGGTCGAGATTGCCAAGGCCGCCGAATATTCGTGCGAGGACAGCGACCAGACACTCGACGTTCACCTGGCGCTGTGGCCCCAGATCGAGCGCGACGAAAAACTGCGCTTCATCTACCAGCTCGAAATGGATTCGAGCGAGGCGCTCTACCGCGTCGAGCGCAACGGCGTGCTGATCGATGCGCCCACGCTCGCCGCGCAAAGCCATGAGCTCGGCACGCGCATCATGGCGCTGGAGCAAGAGGCCTACGAGATCGCCGGGCAGCCCTTCAACTTGGGCTCGCCCAAGCAGATCGGCGAGATCTTCTTCACCAAGCTGGGTCTGCCGGTGGTCAAGAAGACGCCGAGCGGCGCGCCGAGCACGGATGAGGAAGTGCTCGAGAAGCTGGCCGAGGACTATCCGCTGCCGGCCAAGATCCTGGAGCACCGCGGCCTGTCCAAGCTCAAGGGCACGTACACCGACAAGCTCGGCCAGCTGGCCAACCCGCGCACCGGACGCGTTCACACGCACTATGCGCAGGCGGTGGCCGTCACCGGGCGGCTGTCGAGCAACGATCCCAACCTGCAGAACATTCCGATCCGCACGCCCGAAGGCCGCCGCGTGCGCGAAGCCTTCATTGCGCCGGCCGGCAGCGTGATTGCGAGCGCCGACTACTCGCAGATCGAGCTGCGCATCATGGCGCACATCAGCGGCGACGAGTCGCTGCTGCGCGCGTTCCGCGAAGGCATCGACGTGCACCGCGCCACCGCGGCGGAGGTGTTCGGCTCCACGCCCGACCAGGTGTCGAGCGAGCAGCGCCGCTATGCCAAGGTGATCAACTTCGGTCTCATCTACGGCATGAGCAGCTTTGGGCTGGCGCGCAACCTGGGCATCGAGACCAAGGCCGCGGCCTCCTACATCGAGCGCTACTTCGCGCGCTATCCGGGCGTGAAGGCGTACATGGACGAGACCAAGGCGCTCGCGAAGGAGAAAGGCTATGTCGAGACCGTGTTCGGCCGGCGCCTGTACCTGCCCGAGATCAATTCGCCCAACGGCCCGCGCCGCGGCGGCGCCGAGCGCGCGGCCATCAACGCGCCCATGCAGGGCACGGCGGCCGACCTGATCAAGCTCAGCATGATCAAGGTGCAGGATGTGCTCGACGCCGAGAAGCGCGCCACCCGGATGATCATGCAGGTGCACGACGAACTGGTGTTCGAGGTGCCCGAGGCCGAGGTCGAATGGGTGCGCACCGAAATCCCGCGCCTGATGGCCAGCGTGGCCGAGCTGAAGGTGCCGCTGCTAGCCGAGATCGGCATCGGCCCGAACTGGGACAAGGCCCACTGA
- a CDS encoding MFS transporter, which yields MTPPSTPSTTNPRRDTAALTAVCLVALMFGLEISSVPVILPELERVLHADFQDAQWIMNAYTLACTSVLMAAGTLADRYGRRRVLVASLWLFGLASLACGWATSAPLLIAARFVQGVSAGTMMICQFAILSQQFREPAARSRAFAVWGVVAGIGLGFGPLVGAAIVALADWRWVFLAHAPLALLTLGLVRASVQESRDPDAHRLDVAGMLTLTLAVFALVYFITLGTVQGFGNRVGLALLAGALACLALFVAVERRSAHPMFDFSVFRIHRFNGAMMGSVGMNFSFWPFMIYLPIYFQSALGHDLMHAGWALLAYTLPTLLVPPLAERLALRHGAERVIPGGLGLMAAAFLLMATGNARGSDAAVIAACLAAGIGLGLTNSPVTNTSTGAVSAARAGMASGIDFSARLITLALNIALMGFVLVSGIARHLGEAGLHADASELLQLAQSVAAGKLDALPGAAGSALAQAALRQGFGDVMLYAGIGVGLLALASHAFFRRGRRSVGLVPVRADADLG from the coding sequence ATGACACCGCCTTCAACTCCTTCAACTACCAACCCGCGCCGCGATACGGCCGCGCTCACTGCCGTCTGCCTCGTCGCGCTCATGTTCGGCCTCGAGATCTCCAGCGTGCCGGTGATCCTGCCGGAACTCGAGCGCGTGCTGCACGCCGACTTTCAGGACGCGCAATGGATCATGAATGCCTACACGCTGGCCTGCACCTCGGTGCTGATGGCCGCCGGCACACTGGCCGACCGGTACGGCCGACGCCGCGTGCTGGTGGCGAGCCTCTGGCTGTTCGGGCTGGCATCGCTGGCATGCGGCTGGGCGACGAGCGCGCCGCTCCTGATTGCCGCGCGTTTCGTGCAGGGCGTGAGCGCCGGCACCATGATGATCTGCCAGTTCGCGATCCTGTCGCAGCAGTTCCGTGAACCCGCGGCACGCTCGCGCGCGTTCGCGGTCTGGGGCGTGGTTGCAGGCATCGGGCTGGGCTTTGGTCCGCTGGTGGGCGCCGCCATCGTGGCGTTGGCCGACTGGCGCTGGGTCTTCCTGGCGCACGCGCCGCTGGCGCTGCTCACGCTGGGCCTGGTGCGCGCCAGCGTGCAGGAGTCGCGCGACCCCGACGCGCACCGCCTCGACGTGGCGGGCATGCTCACGCTCACGCTTGCGGTGTTCGCGCTGGTGTACTTCATCACGCTGGGCACGGTGCAGGGCTTCGGCAACCGAGTGGGGCTGGCGCTGCTGGCCGGTGCGCTGGCGTGCCTCGCGCTGTTCGTCGCGGTCGAGCGGCGCAGCGCACACCCCATGTTCGACTTTTCGGTTTTTCGCATCCACCGCTTCAACGGCGCGATGATGGGTTCGGTGGGCATGAACTTCAGCTTCTGGCCTTTCATGATCTACCTGCCGATCTACTTCCAGTCGGCACTCGGCCATGACCTGATGCACGCCGGTTGGGCCCTGCTCGCCTACACGCTGCCCACGCTGCTGGTGCCGCCGCTGGCCGAGCGACTGGCGCTGCGCCACGGCGCCGAGCGTGTGATTCCCGGCGGCCTCGGCCTGATGGCCGCGGCCTTCCTGCTCATGGCCACGGGCAATGCACGCGGCAGCGATGCTGCGGTGATTGCCGCCTGCCTTGCGGCGGGCATCGGGCTCGGCCTCACGAACTCGCCGGTCACCAACACGAGCACCGGCGCGGTGTCGGCGGCGCGCGCGGGCATGGCCTCGGGCATCGACTTCAGCGCGCGGCTGATCACGCTCGCCTTGAACATTGCGCTGATGGGCTTCGTGCTGGTGAGCGGCATTGCGCGACACCTGGGCGAAGCCGGCCTGCACGCCGACGCCAGCGAACTGCTGCAACTGGCGCAGAGCGTGGCAGCGGGCAAGCTGGACGCCCTGCCTGGCGCCGCGGGCTCCGCGCTCGCGCAGGCCGCCCTGCGCCAGGGGTTTGGCGATGTGATGCTCTATGCCGGCATCGGCGTGGGATTGCTGGCACTCGCGAGCCACGCCTTCTTCAGGCGCGGCCGGCGCTCAGTGGGCCTTGTCCCAGTTCGGGCCGATGCCGATCTCGGCTAG
- a CDS encoding LysR family transcriptional regulator has protein sequence MTDRFDGIQTFLEVVESGSLTLAAERLNLTRSAVGKALARLEARLGVRLLQRTTRSQSLTEEGQAYYEHCLRAQAELEAAESGLESGRNEPRGRLRASLPLAFGHHHAAPALLGLIERYPQLQVDIAISDRVVDLVQEGYDLAVRIGELPDTDRLVARRLGEQTMRLAAAPAYLARFGRPADVTALAQHRGIDYCGPGQSQRWELSDTQGRAHTVHLPWHARLNDLQAVADAAIAGAGLAWLPNWLLARYVQSGQLEPVLTDHRAAAMPIHVLWPRARHMPAKTRCAVDALVAAMPACMEECRTRPVSTVRTRKTQGSRS, from the coding sequence ATGACCGATCGTTTCGATGGCATCCAGACCTTTCTCGAGGTGGTCGAAAGCGGCAGCCTCACGCTCGCGGCCGAGCGGCTGAATCTCACGCGTTCGGCCGTGGGCAAGGCGCTCGCTCGGCTGGAGGCGCGGCTCGGCGTGCGCCTGCTCCAGCGCACCACTCGCAGCCAGAGCCTGACCGAGGAAGGGCAGGCCTACTACGAGCACTGCCTGCGTGCGCAAGCCGAACTCGAGGCCGCGGAGTCGGGGCTCGAAAGCGGCCGGAATGAGCCGCGCGGCCGCCTGCGCGCCAGCCTGCCACTGGCCTTCGGACACCACCACGCGGCACCGGCGCTGCTGGGCCTCATCGAGCGCTATCCGCAGCTGCAGGTGGACATTGCCATCAGCGACCGCGTGGTGGACCTGGTGCAGGAGGGCTACGACCTGGCGGTGCGCATTGGCGAGCTACCCGACACCGACCGGCTGGTGGCCCGCCGGCTCGGTGAGCAGACCATGAGGCTGGCGGCCGCGCCGGCCTACCTGGCGCGCTTCGGGCGGCCCGCTGACGTGACCGCGCTGGCGCAGCACCGGGGCATCGACTATTGCGGTCCCGGCCAGTCGCAGCGCTGGGAACTGAGCGATACGCAGGGCCGCGCGCACACGGTGCATCTGCCCTGGCATGCGCGGCTGAACGACCTTCAGGCCGTGGCCGATGCGGCCATTGCAGGGGCAGGACTCGCCTGGTTGCCGAACTGGCTGCTGGCACGCTACGTGCAATCTGGACAGCTCGAGCCCGTGCTGACCGACCACCGCGCCGCGGCCATGCCCATCCATGTGCTGTGGCCGCGCGCGCGGCACATGCCCGCGAAGACGCGCTGCGCAGTCGACGCGCTGGTCGCCGCGATGCCGGCCTGCATGGAAGAATGCCGAACCCGCCCGGTGTCCACCGTGCGGACCAGAAAAACACAAGGAAGCCGTTCATGA
- a CDS encoding M20/M25/M40 family metallo-hydrolase yields the protein MTLFPVRSWCRAGGALLIAAACQAALAAPDARIASLAAEQKQPLLDSLSQLVGIESGSRDLEGLEKISDLIAGKLKALGGEVELIDTSAEAYRMEDTPEKMGRAVRATFKGTGKKKIMLIAHMDTVYTVGMLGKQPFRVEGDKAYGLGIADDKQGVAVIIHTVAMLQALKFKEYGTLTVLINGDEEISSPGSRALITRLGGEHDAVLSFEGASVKEDKLSLATAGIASVTLNVTGKASHAGSAPELGVNALYELSHQVLQMRDLSDPATGLKMNWTISKSGSNRNVIPASATASADVRVLKVSDYDRIEQQVQERVKKQLIPEAKVELKFERRRPPLEATDASRSLAAHAQRIYKDEIGKPLGADDKAAGGGTDAAFAALKTKAPVVERFGLQGFGAHSADAEYVLVDSIEPRLYLATRMVMDLSRNKVGN from the coding sequence ATGACCCTGTTCCCCGTTCGTTCCTGGTGCCGCGCAGGTGGCGCACTCCTGATTGCCGCAGCCTGCCAGGCCGCGCTGGCCGCACCCGATGCGCGCATCGCCTCGCTGGCGGCCGAGCAGAAGCAGCCGCTGCTCGATTCGCTGTCGCAGCTCGTGGGCATCGAGTCCGGCAGCCGCGATCTCGAGGGCTTGGAGAAGATCTCCGATCTCATCGCCGGCAAGCTCAAGGCGCTGGGCGGCGAGGTCGAGCTCATCGACACCAGCGCCGAGGCCTACCGCATGGAGGACACGCCCGAGAAGATGGGCCGCGCCGTGCGGGCCACCTTCAAGGGCACGGGCAAGAAGAAGATCATGCTCATTGCGCACATGGACACGGTCTACACCGTGGGCATGCTCGGCAAGCAGCCCTTCCGCGTCGAAGGCGACAAGGCCTACGGCCTTGGCATTGCCGACGACAAACAGGGCGTGGCGGTCATCATCCACACGGTGGCGATGCTGCAGGCGCTCAAGTTCAAGGAATATGGCACGCTCACCGTGCTGATCAACGGCGACGAGGAAATCAGTTCGCCCGGTTCACGCGCGCTCATCACGCGGCTCGGCGGCGAGCACGACGCGGTGCTGTCGTTCGAAGGCGCCTCGGTCAAGGAAGACAAGCTCTCGCTTGCCACTGCGGGCATCGCATCGGTCACGCTCAACGTCACCGGCAAGGCATCGCATGCGGGCTCTGCGCCCGAGCTGGGCGTGAACGCGCTCTACGAACTCTCGCACCAGGTGCTGCAGATGCGCGACCTGTCAGACCCGGCAACGGGCCTGAAGATGAACTGGACCATCTCGAAGTCGGGCAGCAACCGCAACGTGATTCCGGCGAGTGCCACCGCCAGCGCCGATGTGCGCGTGCTGAAGGTGAGCGACTACGACCGCATCGAGCAGCAGGTGCAGGAGCGCGTGAAGAAGCAGCTGATTCCCGAGGCCAAGGTCGAGCTGAAGTTCGAGCGCCGCCGTCCGCCGCTCGAAGCCACCGACGCCTCGCGCTCGCTTGCCGCGCACGCGCAGCGCATCTACAAGGACGAGATCGGCAAGCCGCTGGGCGCTGACGACAAGGCCGCCGGCGGCGGTACCGACGCGGCGTTTGCCGCCCTCAAGACCAAGGCGCCGGTGGTCGAGCGCTTCGGCCTGCAGGGCTTTGGCGCGCACTCGGCAGATGCCGAATACGTGCTGGTCGATTCCATCGAGCCGCGGCTCTATCTTGCGACCCGCATGGTGATGGACCTTTCGCGCAACAAGGTGGGCAACTGA
- a CDS encoding LysR family transcriptional regulator, with amino-acid sequence MRLRHIEVFNAIMLTGSVSAAARLINITQPAVSRTLQHAELQLGFPLFQRAKGRLTPTTEALTLYPHIERLFAQLDEVQRLAANLRAGSDTGELRILSVLALSYEVLPRALKAFREKHPGYSITVESLHSPQIMSALLLQEADVGFVFSPAVHPSLTQETLADTRMVCIAPKGMLPRALVRNGSVALHDLVDRPVIGLDSRDPVGTSLSQACRQAGVGFQQAVVTVQTYHAALSMAHHGLGVALVDACTARSADSSKVEVLALEPHIPVPVRALRFAGRPDSVAVRGITRCMREAIEQAA; translated from the coding sequence ATGCGGCTGCGCCACATCGAGGTCTTCAACGCCATCATGCTCACGGGCAGCGTGAGCGCGGCGGCGCGGCTCATCAACATCACGCAGCCGGCGGTGAGCCGCACGCTGCAGCATGCCGAGCTGCAACTGGGCTTTCCGCTGTTCCAGCGCGCCAAGGGGCGGTTGACACCGACTACCGAGGCGCTCACGCTGTATCCGCACATCGAGCGGCTGTTCGCGCAACTTGACGAGGTGCAGCGCCTGGCCGCCAACCTGCGCGCGGGCAGCGACACCGGCGAGCTGCGCATCCTCAGCGTGCTCGCACTGAGCTACGAGGTGCTGCCGCGCGCGCTCAAGGCGTTTCGCGAAAAGCATCCGGGCTATTCGATCACCGTCGAATCGCTGCATTCGCCGCAGATCATGTCGGCGCTGCTGCTGCAAGAAGCCGACGTGGGCTTTGTCTTCAGCCCCGCGGTGCATCCCTCACTCACCCAGGAAACGCTCGCCGACACCCGGATGGTGTGCATCGCGCCGAAGGGCATGCTTCCGCGTGCGCTGGTGCGCAATGGGTCGGTCGCGCTGCACGACCTGGTGGACCGGCCCGTCATCGGGCTCGACAGCCGCGACCCGGTGGGCACCAGCCTGAGCCAAGCCTGCCGACAGGCCGGCGTCGGCTTTCAGCAGGCGGTGGTCACCGTGCAGACTTATCACGCCGCACTGTCGATGGCCCACCACGGGCTGGGCGTGGCGCTGGTCGATGCCTGCACGGCACGCTCGGCCGACAGCAGCAAGGTCGAGGTGCTGGCGCTGGAGCCGCACATCCCGGTACCGGTGCGCGCGCTGCGCTTTGCGGGACGGCCCGATTCAGTGGCGGTCCGCGGAATTACGCGCTGCATGCGCGAGGCGATAGAGCAGGCGGCCTGA
- a CDS encoding D-amino acid dehydrogenase, which produces MHVCVLGAGIVGLATAWQLERLGHQVTVIDRAAPGAGASGGNGAQLSYSYVQPLADPSIWKQLPKLLLSPSSPLKLRPQLDPLQWRWGLAFLAACNAQTSRDTTAQLLALAALSRSGFEAMQADVAPDCDFSATGKLVLYASAASLEGARAQLELQRAMGSDQRIVSPDECAAIEPALAGYRDQMAGAVYTPSECAADCLKVCGELMRVLSGRGVRFLLGADVHGFARSEGRVAAVKTSDGDVESDAFVMALGSASHKLGRALGAYLPVYPLKGYSITVEVDPAPGAAPSVNVTDSARKVVFARIGSRLRVAGMAELVGHDASIPATRIETLAAATRAVFPHASRLEELHPWTGMRPATPKGLPIIGRLASAPPNMLFNTGHGALGFTLAFGSARRIADALEPAESLA; this is translated from the coding sequence ATGCATGTGTGTGTGCTCGGCGCCGGCATCGTGGGCCTGGCCACCGCCTGGCAACTCGAACGCCTGGGCCATCAAGTCACGGTGATCGACCGCGCGGCCCCCGGTGCGGGCGCCAGCGGCGGAAACGGCGCGCAGCTCAGCTACTCGTATGTGCAGCCGCTGGCCGATCCGTCGATATGGAAACAGCTGCCCAAGCTGCTGCTCTCGCCTTCTTCGCCGCTCAAGCTGCGGCCGCAGCTCGACCCGCTGCAGTGGCGCTGGGGCCTGGCCTTTCTTGCGGCCTGCAATGCGCAGACCTCGCGCGACACCACGGCGCAGCTGTTGGCGCTGGCGGCGCTGAGCCGCAGCGGCTTCGAGGCCATGCAGGCCGACGTCGCCCCCGACTGCGATTTTTCCGCCACCGGCAAGCTGGTGCTCTACGCCAGCGCGGCCTCGCTTGAAGGTGCGCGCGCGCAACTCGAACTGCAGCGCGCCATGGGCAGCGACCAGCGCATTGTTTCGCCCGACGAATGCGCCGCCATCGAGCCCGCGCTCGCCGGCTATCGCGACCAGATGGCCGGCGCTGTCTACACGCCCAGCGAGTGCGCGGCCGATTGCCTGAAGGTTTGCGGCGAACTGATGCGGGTGCTCAGCGGGCGCGGCGTGCGCTTTCTGCTCGGTGCCGACGTGCACGGCTTCGCGCGCAGCGAAGGCCGCGTGGCCGCCGTGAAAACGAGTGATGGCGACGTGGAGTCCGACGCCTTCGTGATGGCGCTCGGCTCGGCCTCGCACAAGCTCGGGCGTGCGCTCGGCGCCTACCTGCCGGTGTACCCGCTCAAGGGCTACAGCATCACCGTCGAGGTCGATCCTGCGCCCGGCGCCGCGCCCAGCGTGAACGTGACCGACAGCGCACGCAAAGTGGTGTTCGCGCGCATCGGGTCGCGGCTGCGGGTGGCGGGCATGGCGGAACTCGTGGGGCACGACGCGAGCATTCCGGCCACGCGCATCGAAACCCTGGCAGCCGCAACGCGCGCGGTGTTCCCGCATGCGAGCCGGCTCGAAGAACTGCACCCGTGGACCGGCATGCGGCCCGCCACGCCGAAGGGCCTGCCGATCATCGGCCGACTTGCGAGCGCCCCACCGAACATGCTGTTCAACACCGGGCACGGCGCGTTGGGCTTCACACTGGCTTTCGGCTCCGCACGGCGGATTGCCGATGCGCTGGAGCCCGCGGAGTCATTGGCCTGA
- a CDS encoding transporter substrate-binding domain-containing protein, giving the protein MKLSALMAAAAVVLLTATGVQAADTLAKIAESGKITLAYRESSVPFSYLDGPNKPIGFSVELSNAVVEAVKKKLNKPNLQVQLMPVTSQNRIPLITNGTVDLECGSTTNNSARGKDVAFAINHFYTGTRLLTKKSSKIKDYADLAKKTVASTTGTTNALVMRKYNTEKNLDMDIVLGKDHADAFLLVESDRAVAFAMDDILLFGLIANAKNPADYEVVGEALQVEPYACMLPKDDPAFKKLVDDTFIGLMKSGEFEKLYTKWFMSPIPPKNVPLNLPMSQQLKDNIKTPSDKPAT; this is encoded by the coding sequence ATGAAACTCTCCGCATTGATGGCCGCTGCTGCCGTGGTGCTGCTTACCGCCACCGGCGTCCAGGCCGCCGACACGCTGGCCAAGATCGCCGAGTCCGGCAAGATCACGCTCGCCTACCGCGAGTCGTCGGTGCCCTTCAGCTACCTGGACGGGCCCAACAAGCCGATCGGGTTCTCGGTCGAACTTTCCAACGCCGTGGTCGAGGCGGTGAAGAAAAAGCTCAACAAGCCCAACCTGCAGGTGCAGCTGATGCCTGTGACCTCGCAGAACCGCATTCCGCTGATCACCAACGGCACGGTCGACCTGGAGTGCGGCTCCACCACCAACAACAGCGCGCGCGGCAAGGACGTGGCCTTTGCCATCAACCATTTCTACACCGGCACGCGCCTGCTGACCAAGAAGTCTTCCAAGATCAAGGACTACGCCGACCTGGCGAAGAAGACGGTGGCCAGCACCACCGGCACCACCAACGCGCTGGTCATGCGCAAGTACAACACCGAGAAGAACCTGGACATGGACATCGTGCTCGGCAAGGACCACGCCGACGCCTTCCTGCTGGTGGAAAGCGACCGCGCCGTGGCGTTTGCCATGGACGACATCCTGCTGTTCGGTCTGATTGCCAACGCCAAGAACCCGGCCGACTACGAAGTGGTGGGCGAGGCGCTGCAGGTCGAGCCCTATGCCTGCATGCTGCCCAAGGACGACCCGGCCTTCAAGAAGCTGGTGGACGACACCTTCATCGGCCTGATGAAGAGCGGCGAGTTCGAGAAGCTCTACACCAAGTGGTTCATGTCGCCGATTCCGCCGAAGAACGTGCCGCTGAACTTGCCCATGAGCCAGCAGCTCAAGGACAACATCAAGACGCCTTCCGACAAACCGGCCACTTGA
- a CDS encoding aspartate/glutamate racemase family protein: MASTNVVGILGGMGPAAGADFVRLFVQACAQQMRARGEPVRDQSFPEHWLAQVPVPDRTDALGSAETGAHQPLEPMLQALGRLAALGSQAVAIACNTAHAWHSRLQERFPQVELLHMAREVAQHLAAQGAGNVALMATEGTYRVRLYEHALAEAGFDCLVPLQEERRIITRGIFDGVKAGNMRLAEECFSQVALRLAERHGPVTIIMGCTEVPLGLQGSAAVAGLSLVDPAQVLAAALARRAYRD; this comes from the coding sequence ATGGCTTCGACGAACGTAGTTGGCATTCTGGGCGGCATGGGCCCTGCGGCGGGGGCGGACTTCGTCCGGCTCTTCGTGCAGGCCTGCGCCCAGCAGATGCGCGCGCGCGGCGAGCCGGTGCGGGACCAGTCTTTTCCCGAGCACTGGCTGGCGCAGGTTCCGGTGCCCGATCGAACCGACGCGCTGGGCTCGGCAGAGACCGGCGCGCACCAGCCGCTCGAGCCGATGCTGCAGGCATTGGGGCGCCTGGCCGCACTGGGCAGCCAGGCCGTGGCCATTGCCTGCAACACCGCGCACGCCTGGCATTCCCGGCTGCAGGAACGTTTTCCGCAGGTGGAGCTGCTGCACATGGCACGCGAGGTGGCACAGCATCTTGCCGCGCAAGGCGCGGGCAACGTGGCGCTGATGGCCACCGAAGGCACTTATCGCGTGCGCCTCTACGAACATGCGCTAGCCGAAGCGGGGTTCGACTGCCTGGTGCCGCTGCAGGAAGAACGCCGCATCATCACGCGCGGCATCTTCGACGGCGTGAAGGCAGGCAACATGCGGCTTGCCGAAGAATGTTTTTCGCAGGTGGCGCTACGGCTCGCGGAAAGGCACGGGCCGGTCACCATCATCATGGGCTGCACCGAGGTGCCGCTCGGTCTGCAGGGTTCGGCCGCGGTTGCCGGGCTGAGCCTTGTCGATCCGGCGCAGGTGCTGGCGGCTGCATTGGCGCGTCGTGCCTATCGCGACTGA